Within the Enterococcus hirae ATCC 9790 genome, the region TACTAAAAACTATGAAAGGAGTTCACTTTTTGTCCGCATATGAGATCGTTCAAACCATGCTTGGCTTTGGTACTTTCACCATCGCTTTAGTCAGTTTGATCGTTACTATGCTTAAAAACGACAAAAAATAGCCGTCACTTTAGCAGGAGACTGGCTATTTTTTGTAAAATAAAAATTCGCCACCGTCTTTTGCGGTGCTGTCCAGGGGAGTTGTTGGACGCAACTCCTCTTTCGTTTTCATTATACCAATTACTTCAGGTATTTACAACTTTCGCAAAGATAGAATCCCTCTTAAAAAACCCTAAATAAAAATAACATTTTTATGTTTTAAAAAACACATTTCTCGTGGCGATAATATGCTACAATAAACTCGACAGTAAAGTGGATCGACGGTGGCAACTTCTCACAAAGGTGGTGGTGCTTATGGGAATAAGTACTAAAATCTATGAAAGGAGTTCGCTTTTTGTCCGCATATGAGATCGTTCAAACGATGCTTGGCTTTGGTACTTTCACCATCGCTTTAGTCAGTTTGATCGTCACTATGCTTAAAAACGACAAAGAATAGCCGTCACTTTAGCGGGAGACTGGCTATTCTTATTCTTTGTCGAATATTTAAATTCAACCGCCACCGTCTTTCGCGGTGCTGTCTAGAGGAGTTGTTAGCGCAACTCCTCTTTCGTCTTGATTATACCAATCACTCATACACTTTGCAATTCTAAATATGACTGAAAGTAGTGGACACAAACTTGAACGTTCCTATCTCAATTTCTGATTTCCGTCAACTGCAGCTACATAAATTTTTTAAACCTTGGTAAACTGCACCGATTGGAAATCCAACAATACTGTAATAGTCGCCTTGGATCTCTTTAACAAATGCACCTGCAAAACTTTGAATACCATACGCACCTGCTTTATCCATATAATCACCGGTTGCTAAATAGGCTTCGATATCCTTAGTTGTCAAAGGATAAAAGGTCACCTTAGCTTGTGCTAAGATTTTTTCTTCTTGGTCACCTTTCGTCAGCACCACGGCTGTATATACTTCATGCGTTTTCCCACTAAGTTTTTGAAGGATAGCTTTTGCCTCTTGTTCATCCGCTGGTTTACCGATGATCTCATCATTGAAAACAACTGTCGTGTCACTTGCAATCACCAATACATCATTATCGTATTGATGTTTGACTACTTTTGCCTTTTCAGTTGCCATTCGCTCAACATAATTTTTAGGTTTTTCTTGAACAAAAGGTGTTTCATCGATATCAGCCGGATGAACATCAAATGCACTAACCAGTCGCCCTAATAATTCTTTTCTTCTAGGGGACTGCGAAGCTAACACAATTTTCATCTGTTTCTTCTCCTTTTCATGAGACTCATTAATGTGGATCTTGGATGCGTTTAAACATTCTTTCCATATCTGAATTAGTAAAATGGATCAACACAGGGCGTCCATGAGGACAATTAAAAGGATTTTCACATTGGGCTAAGTCCTTCAATAAAACCCTCGCCTGAGCTTCATTCAAATAATGATTTGCCTTGATTGAACGTTTACAGCTCATCATGATTGCTGTGGCTTCTCTAAATTTCTTCACGCTAACACTACCCGTTGTTAATAACATATCGATCATTTCTCGAATAATCGCTTCTTCCTCTCCAGATGGATACCAAGTAGGATGTGCTCTGACGATAAAACTATTTTGACCGAATTCTTCTAGATAAATACCTGCTTCTTCAAGCAATTGTTTTTTCTCTTTCAGTTTCAAAGCATCACTATTGGGATAATCTAATACAAACGGCACAAGTAGTTCTTGTAGATCGTTAGAAACTTCGCCAATTTTTTCTCGAAAATATTCATACTTGATTCGTTCTTGCGCTGCATGTTGATCAATAATGTATAAGCCATCCTGACTTTGAGCAAACAAGTACGTTCCATGCATTTGTCCAAAATATTCTAATTGTGGAAAGCGTTGTGTTACCTGCTCATTTTCTAATTTCTGAATCGCTTGATCTAATGAGCGCCCATTTTGACTTAAATCAAACTCTGGATGTAGCGCTAAATCCTCACGATAAACTGTTTCTGAAGAAGTTTCTTCTTCAGCTGTAGTTTCATGCTCGTTGGAAAAGTTTTCAACAGTGGATAACTCATTTTCACTCTTATCCACTGGTTTTTCTACATAGTTATCAACAATATCACCAGAGTTATCCACTGTTTTTCTTTTGCTTTCTGGATAACTAGTAGTTTCTTCAGAAAATACAGGAGAGTTTTCAACATTATCCACAGACTTATCAACAGATTCATGCACAAACTCGCTTTTTTCTTCCGCTACAAAAAATGTTCCGGTTGTTTGATCAAAATTCAAGCTTTGCGGTTTCTTAGGTTTCGCTTCTTCAAAAGCGTAAGATAAATCAATTTCGATTTGTTTCGCTTTTGGTTGATCAGCAACCTTTTTCTTGAATCGCAAGTTGTCAGCTGCACTGGGAATTAAGTTCTCCTGTACCAATGCTTTTTGAATCGCTTGAGTAATTAGCTCAGTTAATTCCTGTTCCTTCGATAAACGAACTTCTTGCTTTGTTGGATGGACGTTCACATCCACTAACAATGGATCCATTTTGATTTCCAGTACAGCGATTGGGAATCGCCCTACCATTAGTTTTGAACCATAGCCGGCTACAATTGCTTTATTCAAGGAAAAATTTTTAATAAAACGTCCATTAATGATGGTTGAAAGATAATTACGACTAGCACGAGTCACTTCAGGTAAAGAAATATAACCGAAGATTTCAAAATCTAAATCTTTCGCTTCAATCTTCAACATTTTCTTTGCTGTATTCAACCCATAGATTCCGGCAATCGTTTGTTTCAATTCGCCATTTCCTGAAGTTGCTAACATCTTATTCCCATCATGGACTAATCGAAAAGCAATTGCCGGGTGACTTAAGGCTAAGCGATTCACAATATCACCGATATTCGCTAATTCAGTATGCAACGTTTTGACATATTTTAAGCGTGCTGGTGTATTAAAGAAAAGATTGCTGACTGTGATTTTCGTTCCTTGCCTTAAAGGAGCTGGGCGGTGTTCCATTACCGCACCTCCCTTAAGCTCTAAATAGGTTCCTTGCGTTTCTTCTTGATTGGCTGTTTCTACCGTCATCTCTGAAACAGAAGCAATACTAGGCAATGCTTCTCCTCGAAACCCAAGCGTACGAATTCGGAAAAGGTCGTCACGATTGTGGATTTTACTTGTTGCATGACGTTTAAAGGCGTTCTCAACATCTTCTGTCAAAATACCTTCTCCATTATCAATCACTTGGATCGTTTTTAATCCTGCTTCTTCAACTAAAATATCGATTTGACTACTTCCTGCATCTATGGCATTTTCCACAAGTTCTTTGACTACCGAGGCTGGACGTTCGACAACTTCACCGGCTGCGATTTGATTGGCTAAGCGTTCTGATAATTCTTGGATTTTCGCCATCATTCTACGCCTTCTTCCTATATAGTATTTATAGTGAGCTTACTCTTCTTATTTATCGTTGATTTACAGCTGTTTTTTCAATTCATAGAGTTGATTCAATGCATCCATTGGTGTCATTTCTAACAGATTCATTTGTTTCAATGTAGAAATAACTGCTGTTTCGGCATCGCTTAATTCACTGAACAAGGACAGTTGTTGCGTTTCTTCTTGTTCTATCGATGCAGTATCAGTTACTGGTTGTGCTATTGCTTCAAGCGGCTCACTTGTAACAGCCACGGAATGATGGCTCACTTCTCCTGATTCTAATGTATGCAAAATATCTGCAGCTCTTGCTAATAAATTAGAAGGTAGCCCTGCAATTTTCGCTACATGGATCCCATAGCTTTTATCAGCTGGGCCATCCATCATCTTATGCAAAAATACTACTTCGCCGTCTTTTTCAACAGCTCCTACATGTACATTTTTTAATTGAGGTAATTCTTCCTCTAGAACTGTTAACTCATGGTAATGTGTAGAAAAGAGCGTTTTTGCTTGTACATGTTGATGGATATATTCAATGATCGCTTGAGCTAATGCCATTCCATCATAAGTCGCAGTTCCTCTACCTAATTCATCAAAAAGAATTAAGCTGTTTGATGTCGCATGCCGCAACGCTTGATTAGCTTCCATCATTTCCACCATGAACGTACTTTGTCCAGCAATCAAGTCATCACTTGCACCAATCCGAGTAAAAATCCGATCAAAAATTGGTAAGATCGCTTTTTGCGCAGGGACGAAGCACCCCATTTGAGCCATTAAAACAGTTAATGCTAACTGACGCATATACGTACTTTTCCCTGACATATTCGGTCCAGTTATCAATAAGATCATTTCGTCTTCAGCCATATCCACACTATTGGGAATATATTCTTGATGTCCTAATACTTTTTCAACGACTGGGTGCCGACCTTCTTGGATTAGTAATTGGTGTCGATCCGAGACCATCTCAGGACGAACATATTGGTATCGCTCACTGATCGTAGCAAAACTTTGCAGAACATCGGCTGTACTGATTGATTTTGCTAAAATTTGTAATGGTTTGATCGCTTTTTTGACTTCTTCTCTCACTGCTAAAAACAGCTGATATTCCAAATCAACAGACTTTTCTTCTGCTTCTAAAATTTGCGTCTCTAACTCTTTTAATTCTGGTGTGATAAAGCGCTCTGCATTGGCCAATGTTTGTTTACGTTCGTATTTTTCCAGTTCAACATTTGCCAGATTCGCTTTAGTGATTTCGATATAATAACCAAATACACGATTAAAGCCAACTTTTAAATTTTTGATCCCAGTCTGCTGACGTTCTCTTGCTTCTAACTCTGCTAGCCACTGCTTCCCATTAGTCATCGCAGAACGGTACGTATCTAACTGATCATTAAAACCATCTTTAATGATATTCCCCTCAGTAATTTGTAGGGGCGGGTCTTCTTGAATTGCTTGATCAATCAAATGAACCAGGTCATCCATCGGTTGCATTTCCTTCAATAAGTCAGTCCACTGACCTTGATCGATCCCTTCGATCAGTTGACGAATCAGCGGTACTTGTTCTAAAGAAGTCTTTAATTGAATCAAGTCACGCCCATTGACATTTCCAAAAGCCACTCTTCCTGCTAGGCGTTCTAAATCATAAACCTTCGTCAATGCACTTTGTAGATCAAGTCGTTCAAAATAGCTATTCAAAAGAGAAGCTACCATTTCTTGCCGTGACTTGATTTGATTGAGTTGAATCAGCGGACGGTCAAGCCATTGTTTCAGTAAACGCCCGCCCATAGCTGTTTTCGTTTCATCTAGCAACCATAAAAGCGTGCCGTGTTTTTTTCCTGTACGTATGGACTGGCTTAGTTCGAGGTTAAACTTAGAATAGTAATCCATTTTCAAATAGTGATCCGGTTGATACTCGATCGCTTTTTGGATATGCGCAAGACTTCTTTTTTGTGTCACTGCTAAATAAGTAAGTAATTTTCCGGTCACTTCTTTTTCAAGTGGATCGGATAGCTCACTGGTTAAGAAATTAAACTCTGCATTTTCTTCACTTGTTTCTTGTTTTGAGAAAACTAATCCTAATCGATTCTTTAATTGCTCAGCAAGTTTTTCACTAATTTCATTTCCTAAAACAAGTTCTTTTGTTTGCAAAGCCGTCGTTTCGTTCAGTACAGCTTCTTCATCAAACAAATGAGCAGTTTTTAACTCCCCTGTGCTTAAATCAGCATAGGCAAATCCAAATTCGTTGCCTTGGCTAACAATTGCTGTCAAAAAATTATTGTCTTTAGCAGATAGTCCCTTACTATCCATGACTGTTCCAGGTGTTACTAATTGAAT harbors:
- a CDS encoding putative holin-like toxin, translating into MKGVRFLSAYEIVQTMLGFGTFTIALVSLIVTMLKNDKE
- the mutS gene encoding DNA mismatch repair protein MutS; this encodes MPQKTKNTPMMEQYLSIKAQYQDAFLFYRLGDFYELFYEDAINASQILELTLTSRNRNADEPIPMCGVPHHAAQGYIDILIEKGYKVAICEQVEDPKTTKGMVKREVIQLVTPGTVMDSKGLSAKDNNFLTAIVSQGNEFGFAYADLSTGELKTAHLFDEEAVLNETTALQTKELVLGNEISEKLAEQLKNRLGLVFSKQETSEENAEFNFLTSELSDPLEKEVTGKLLTYLAVTQKRSLAHIQKAIEYQPDHYLKMDYYSKFNLELSQSIRTGKKHGTLLWLLDETKTAMGGRLLKQWLDRPLIQLNQIKSRQEMVASLLNSYFERLDLQSALTKVYDLERLAGRVAFGNVNGRDLIQLKTSLEQVPLIRQLIEGIDQGQWTDLLKEMQPMDDLVHLIDQAIQEDPPLQITEGNIIKDGFNDQLDTYRSAMTNGKQWLAELEARERQQTGIKNLKVGFNRVFGYYIEITKANLANVELEKYERKQTLANAERFITPELKELETQILEAEEKSVDLEYQLFLAVREEVKKAIKPLQILAKSISTADVLQSFATISERYQYVRPEMVSDRHQLLIQEGRHPVVEKVLGHQEYIPNSVDMAEDEMILLITGPNMSGKSTYMRQLALTVLMAQMGCFVPAQKAILPIFDRIFTRIGASDDLIAGQSTFMVEMMEANQALRHATSNSLILFDELGRGTATYDGMALAQAIIEYIHQHVQAKTLFSTHYHELTVLEEELPQLKNVHVGAVEKDGEVVFLHKMMDGPADKSYGIHVAKIAGLPSNLLARAADILHTLESGEVSHHSVAVTSEPLEAIAQPVTDTASIEQEETQQLSLFSELSDAETAVISTLKQMNLLEMTPMDALNQLYELKKQL
- a CDS encoding putative holin-like toxin; this translates as MKGVHFLSAYEIVQTMLGFGTFTIALVSLIVTMLKNDKK
- a CDS encoding Maf family protein, producing MKIVLASQSPRRKELLGRLVSAFDVHPADIDETPFVQEKPKNYVERMATEKAKVVKHQYDNDVLVIASDTTVVFNDEIIGKPADEQEAKAILQKLSGKTHEVYTAVVLTKGDQEEKILAQAKVTFYPLTTKDIEAYLATGDYMDKAGAYGIQSFAGAFVKEIQGDYYSIVGFPIGAVYQGLKNLCSCS
- the mutL gene encoding DNA mismatch repair endonuclease MutL, with product MAKIQELSERLANQIAAGEVVERPASVVKELVENAIDAGSSQIDILVEEAGLKTIQVIDNGEGILTEDVENAFKRHATSKIHNRDDLFRIRTLGFRGEALPSIASVSEMTVETANQEETQGTYLELKGGAVMEHRPAPLRQGTKITVSNLFFNTPARLKYVKTLHTELANIGDIVNRLALSHPAIAFRLVHDGNKMLATSGNGELKQTIAGIYGLNTAKKMLKIEAKDLDFEIFGYISLPEVTRASRNYLSTIINGRFIKNFSLNKAIVAGYGSKLMVGRFPIAVLEIKMDPLLVDVNVHPTKQEVRLSKEQELTELITQAIQKALVQENLIPSAADNLRFKKKVADQPKAKQIEIDLSYAFEEAKPKKPQSLNFDQTTGTFFVAEEKSEFVHESVDKSVDNVENSPVFSEETTSYPESKRKTVDNSGDIVDNYVEKPVDKSENELSTVENFSNEHETTAEEETSSETVYREDLALHPEFDLSQNGRSLDQAIQKLENEQVTQRFPQLEYFGQMHGTYLFAQSQDGLYIIDQHAAQERIKYEYFREKIGEVSNDLQELLVPFVLDYPNSDALKLKEKKQLLEEAGIYLEEFGQNSFIVRAHPTWYPSGEEEAIIREMIDMLLTTGSVSVKKFREATAIMMSCKRSIKANHYLNEAQARVLLKDLAQCENPFNCPHGRPVLIHFTNSDMERMFKRIQDPH